The following are encoded together in the Pseudodesulfovibrio indicus genome:
- a CDS encoding DUF3089 domain-containing protein, with translation MKIWNGILSCLLCLALAATAFAGDGTKGADDCLTPCPDYRQEVAWASRPAHPDKAVDVFYVYPTIYPEASPRNMDVFDKGLRADVQGLLKAQAGVYSPTANLFAPYYRQVTFACLDPTQDMTLNSYFRIGADDVHRAFDHYLNFLNQGRPFILAGHSQGSVVLLDLLRSRFKDPALQKKLVAVYLIGYSVTGEDLKQYPWIKPAKGEDDTGVVVSWNTQAPGATGSPVLIPGAACINPLNWKTDATPADKSLNLGAVFFDDFTGKILREVPNYTGAQVDPATGALVTTPPEELKIGHFPPGVLHKFDYAFWYRNLERNVRTRVDAYLAGNR, from the coding sequence TTGAAAATCTGGAACGGAATTCTCTCCTGCCTGCTCTGTTTGGCCCTGGCCGCCACCGCCTTTGCCGGGGACGGGACCAAGGGGGCGGATGACTGCCTCACCCCCTGTCCGGACTACCGGCAGGAGGTCGCCTGGGCTTCGCGGCCCGCGCATCCGGACAAGGCCGTGGACGTGTTCTACGTCTACCCGACCATCTATCCCGAAGCGTCGCCGCGCAACATGGACGTCTTCGACAAGGGGCTGCGGGCCGACGTGCAGGGGCTGCTCAAGGCCCAGGCCGGGGTCTATTCGCCCACGGCCAACCTGTTCGCGCCCTATTACCGGCAGGTGACCTTCGCCTGCCTCGATCCGACCCAGGACATGACCCTGAATTCCTATTTCCGCATCGGGGCGGACGACGTTCACCGGGCGTTCGACCACTACCTGAACTTCCTGAACCAGGGCCGCCCGTTCATCCTGGCCGGCCACAGCCAGGGGTCGGTGGTCCTGCTCGACCTGCTGCGCAGCCGGTTCAAGGACCCGGCCCTGCAGAAGAAGCTCGTGGCCGTCTACCTGATCGGCTACTCGGTGACCGGCGAGGACCTGAAACAGTATCCGTGGATCAAGCCCGCCAAGGGCGAGGACGACACCGGCGTGGTGGTGTCCTGGAACACCCAGGCCCCCGGCGCCACCGGTTCGCCCGTGCTGATCCCCGGGGCCGCCTGCATCAATCCGCTCAACTGGAAGACCGACGCCACCCCGGCGGACAAGAGCCTGAACCTGGGCGCGGTCTTCTTCGACGATTTCACCGGTAAAATCCTGCGCGAGGTCCCGAACTACACCGGGGCGCAGGTGGACCCGGCCACGGGCGCGCTGGTCACCACGCCGCCCGAGGAATTGAAGATCGGCCACTTCCCGCCCGGCGTGCTGCACAAGTTCGACTACGCCTTCTGGTACCGCAACCTGGAGCGCAACGTGCGCACCCGCGTGGACGCCTATCTGGCCGGGAACCGCTAG
- a CDS encoding FAD-binding oxidoreductase, with the protein MPEYAPSLTPAHEAFLRDLFPGDGCVFAPEALNAFSTDASRERAMPWAAVRPETREQVAELLRWADAERMPVYPRARATGQVGNAVPVKGGVAVSLLRMNRILDIDGRDFAAEVEPGVITSDFQAACAEKRLFYPPDPASVKISTMGGNISTCAGGLRAVKYGVTRDWVLGLTAVLPGGSTLVMGGRSHKDVVGLDLKRLFVGAGGKLGIITGVTVKLIPLPETSASVLVGFANLDDCMDGVAAGFGAGLLPCACEFMDATTLSAIRLGSDIPLDAGAQAALLFKFDGTAEGVAAEVRRLTDALGPTGPLSVEVGQGAEEEAIWAVRRDISPASYRLRPHKISEDLSVPRGRVPQLVAAAQAVGREFGLPVLCYGHLGDGNIHTNVMHDRAVPGDEDKAHRVKDRLFKAALDLGGTISGEHGTGLTKAPYVAGQLGPEQLRLMEQVRRAFDPHEIMNPGKGW; encoded by the coding sequence ATGCCAGAATACGCCCCTTCCCTGACCCCGGCGCACGAAGCGTTCCTGCGCGATCTCTTTCCCGGCGACGGGTGTGTCTTTGCGCCCGAGGCGCTGAACGCCTTTTCCACGGACGCCAGCCGCGAGCGGGCCATGCCCTGGGCCGCTGTCCGGCCCGAGACCCGCGAGCAGGTGGCCGAGCTGCTGCGCTGGGCCGACGCGGAGCGCATGCCGGTCTATCCCCGGGCGCGGGCCACCGGCCAGGTGGGCAACGCCGTGCCGGTCAAGGGCGGCGTGGCCGTGTCCCTGCTGCGCATGAACCGCATCCTGGACATCGACGGCCGCGACTTCGCCGCCGAGGTGGAGCCGGGCGTGATCACCTCCGATTTCCAGGCGGCCTGCGCGGAAAAGCGGCTGTTCTATCCCCCGGACCCGGCCAGCGTGAAGATATCCACCATGGGCGGGAACATCTCCACCTGCGCGGGCGGGCTGCGCGCCGTGAAGTACGGCGTGACCCGCGACTGGGTGCTCGGCTTGACCGCCGTCCTGCCCGGCGGGTCCACCCTGGTCATGGGCGGCCGGTCGCACAAGGACGTGGTCGGCCTGGACCTGAAGCGGCTCTTCGTGGGCGCGGGCGGCAAGCTGGGCATCATCACCGGGGTCACGGTCAAGCTCATCCCCCTGCCCGAGACCTCGGCCTCGGTCCTGGTCGGCTTCGCCAACCTGGACGACTGCATGGACGGGGTGGCCGCCGGTTTCGGGGCCGGGCTGCTGCCCTGCGCCTGCGAGTTCATGGACGCCACCACCCTGTCGGCCATCCGGCTGGGCAGCGACATCCCGCTGGACGCGGGGGCGCAGGCCGCATTGCTCTTCAAGTTCGACGGCACAGCGGAGGGCGTGGCCGCCGAGGTCCGCAGGCTGACGGACGCCCTCGGCCCCACCGGGCCGCTCTCGGTCGAGGTCGGCCAGGGCGCGGAAGAGGAGGCGATCTGGGCCGTGCGCCGAGACATCTCCCCGGCCTCCTACCGGCTCAGGCCGCACAAGATCTCCGAGGACCTGTCCGTGCCGCGCGGCAGGGTCCCGCAGCTGGTGGCGGCGGCACAGGCCGTGGGGCGCGAGTTCGGCCTGCCCGTGCTCTGCTACGGCCACCTGGGCGACGGCAACATCCACACCAACGTCATGCACGACCGCGCGGTCCCCGGCGACGAGGACAAGGCGCACCGGGTCAAGGACCGGCTCTTCAAGGCGGCCCTGGACCTGGGCGGGACCATCTCCGGGGAGCACGGCACCGGGTTGACCAAGGCCCCCTACGTGGCCGGGCAGCTCGGGCCGGAGCAGCTGCGCCTCATGGAGCAGGTCCGCCGCGCCTTCGACCCCCACGAGATCATGAACCCCGGCAAGGGATGGTAG
- a CDS encoding DoxX family protein, with product MTPLSSLLRSRRTYLFARVLLGGLFLVAGVIKFAAPEQLAVVIDAFGLVPPGLVRPMSYLLPAVEVVAGIGLIFDLRGSLSVVTFLVAVFLAVLAWGIHMGLDIDCGCYGPGDPEAEAFSGLRTAFGRDLLMLGGALYCFWWRRFAREGARSPSQSVVFKEN from the coding sequence ATGACACCCCTGTCCTCCTTGCTCCGTTCCCGCAGGACCTACCTGTTCGCGCGCGTGCTCCTCGGAGGGCTGTTTCTGGTGGCGGGCGTCATCAAGTTCGCCGCCCCCGAACAGCTCGCCGTGGTCATCGACGCCTTCGGGCTGGTGCCGCCGGGGCTGGTGCGCCCCATGTCCTACCTTCTCCCGGCGGTGGAGGTGGTTGCCGGAATCGGATTGATATTCGATCTGCGCGGCAGCCTGTCCGTCGTCACCTTCCTGGTGGCGGTCTTTCTGGCCGTGTTGGCCTGGGGCATCCATATGGGGCTGGACATCGACTGCGGGTGTTACGGCCCGGGCGACCCGGAGGCCGAGGCGTTCAGCGGGTTGAGGACCGCCTTTGGGCGGGACCTCCTCATGCTGGGCGGTGCGTTGTATTGTTTCTGGTGGCGGAGGTTCGCGAGGGAAGGGGCGCGGAGTCCGTCTCAATCTGTTGTCTTCAAGGAGAATTAG
- a CDS encoding rhodanese-like domain-containing protein — MLRRVLLLCVCAVLLAAVPATAGLFGDKFEDEVVTETSAVKLVREVQQGGYDVVTTEELKGWIDGGRKMIIVDTMPFEASYAKGHIPGAVPFEFPVPLMETWDTTKTAGKSPADYEALLGSDKDMLIVVYCGFVKCTRSHNGAIWAKKLGYTNVVRHPGGIFAWKGKGYPVETAE; from the coding sequence ATGTTGAGAAGAGTACTGCTTTTGTGTGTTTGCGCCGTCCTGCTGGCGGCTGTTCCGGCCACGGCCGGTCTGTTCGGCGACAAGTTCGAGGACGAGGTCGTCACCGAAACCAGCGCCGTGAAGCTGGTGCGCGAGGTGCAGCAGGGCGGATACGACGTGGTCACCACCGAGGAGCTCAAGGGCTGGATCGACGGCGGCCGCAAGATGATCATCGTGGACACCATGCCCTTCGAGGCGAGCTACGCCAAGGGCCACATCCCCGGCGCGGTGCCCTTCGAGTTCCCGGTCCCGCTCATGGAGACCTGGGACACCACCAAGACCGCTGGCAAGTCCCCGGCCGACTACGAGGCCCTGCTCGGCTCGGACAAGGACATGCTGATCGTGGTCTACTGCGGTTTCGTCAAATGCACCCGCAGCCACAACGGCGCGATCTGGGCCAAGAAGCTCGGCTACACCAACGTGGTCCGTCACCCCGGCGGCATCTTCGCCTGGAAGGGCAAGGGCTACCCGGTCGAGACCGCTGAATAG
- a CDS encoding C-GCAxxG-C-C family protein encodes MDEQSRKQLVETLSGRAENLYRTRQHLCADAILLAFNEVLDGGLTEQQAVGLTAGMSMGQGESGCLCGAVAGGTLVLGLFLAGEGGAYRNSALVRAGVRRLHERFKAVNGSTCCRVLTKKVNHDSALHFEQCAQFTGDAARMAGSILFELRPALADRVDRDRAETRDSLGRGVLRRLFNRLFR; translated from the coding sequence ATGGACGAGCAATCCCGAAAGCAACTGGTCGAAACCCTGTCCGGCAGGGCCGAGAACCTCTACCGCACCCGGCAGCATCTCTGCGCGGACGCCATCCTGCTCGCCTTCAACGAGGTGCTGGACGGCGGGCTGACCGAGCAGCAGGCCGTGGGGCTGACCGCCGGCATGTCCATGGGCCAGGGCGAGTCCGGCTGTTTGTGCGGGGCCGTGGCCGGCGGGACGCTGGTCCTGGGGCTGTTCCTGGCGGGCGAGGGCGGGGCGTACCGCAACTCCGCCTTGGTGCGTGCCGGGGTGCGCAGGCTCCACGAGCGGTTCAAGGCGGTCAACGGGTCCACCTGCTGCCGCGTGCTGACCAAGAAGGTCAACCACGACAGCGCCCTGCATTTCGAACAATGCGCCCAGTTCACGGGCGACGCCGCGCGCATGGCCGGTTCCATCCTCTTCGAGCTGCGCCCGGCCCTGGCCGACCGCGTTGACCGCGACCGAGCCGAGACCCGCGACTCCCTGGGACGGGGCGTGCTCCGTCGGCTCTTCAACCGCCTCTTTCGCTGA
- a CDS encoding (Fe-S)-binding protein, giving the protein MAELSHNCILCGKCLDVCPLLRATGREELGPRAKSDLCRVLLESPDRLSEEDAARLAGLCLGCGRCREVCSQSVDVPSLVAALRGAHPDFKSWLWKTWLTRARRLWSPSSKAAGLIPDRFRTERLGPMLKTLAGMSGGPGLDPFLTPVAFPDTFRGGKLLLFAGCTANYVQGRWLTAALRLLDGLGADILPGDFQCCGSGLKGAGFADESRAMAEANVRVWRQAGRPRLAVFCASCLAGLRAYDCFDSEAEARQWAESLLPLSKAVRGVEFETAGNAPERMGYHHPCHAGKNDPDRAFLAAVLGDRLVRATDTQCCGFGGVMRLAAPGLTEPVNRKCWDALAGAEVVLSGCSACLAQLSATAPQGVRVGHWLETVG; this is encoded by the coding sequence ATGGCCGAACTCTCCCACAACTGCATCCTGTGCGGCAAATGCCTCGACGTCTGCCCGCTGCTGCGCGCCACCGGACGCGAGGAGCTCGGCCCGCGCGCCAAGTCAGACCTCTGCCGCGTGCTCCTGGAGTCTCCGGACCGGCTGAGCGAGGAGGACGCCGCCCGCCTGGCCGGACTGTGCCTGGGGTGCGGGCGGTGCCGCGAGGTCTGCTCCCAGTCCGTGGACGTGCCGTCCCTGGTGGCCGCGCTGCGCGGCGCGCATCCCGATTTCAAGTCCTGGCTGTGGAAGACCTGGCTGACCCGCGCGCGCCGTCTCTGGTCGCCGAGCTCCAAGGCGGCCGGCCTCATCCCGGACCGGTTCCGCACCGAAAGGCTCGGCCCCATGCTCAAGACGCTCGCCGGGATGTCCGGCGGACCGGGGCTCGATCCGTTCCTGACCCCGGTCGCCTTCCCCGATACCTTTCGCGGCGGGAAATTGCTCCTCTTCGCCGGGTGCACGGCCAATTACGTCCAGGGCCGCTGGCTGACCGCCGCCCTGCGCCTCCTCGACGGGCTGGGCGCGGATATCCTGCCCGGCGACTTCCAATGCTGCGGCTCGGGCCTGAAGGGCGCGGGGTTCGCGGACGAATCCCGGGCCATGGCCGAGGCCAACGTGCGCGTCTGGCGCCAGGCCGGACGCCCCCGGCTGGCCGTGTTCTGCGCCTCCTGCCTGGCCGGGCTGCGGGCCTACGACTGTTTCGACTCCGAGGCCGAGGCCCGGCAGTGGGCCGAATCCCTGCTCCCGCTCTCAAAGGCCGTGCGAGGCGTCGAATTCGAGACCGCGGGCAACGCGCCGGAGCGCATGGGCTACCACCATCCGTGCCACGCCGGGAAAAACGACCCGGACCGGGCGTTCCTTGCTGCCGTCCTCGGCGACCGGCTGGTCCGGGCCACGGACACGCAGTGCTGCGGCTTCGGCGGGGTCATGCGGTTGGCCGCGCCGGGGCTGACCGAGCCGGTCAACCGCAAGTGCTGGGACGCGCTGGCGGGCGCGGAGGTCGTGCTTTCCGGCTGTTCCGCCTGCCTGGCCCAGCTCTCGGCCACGGCCCCGCAAGGCGTGCGGGTCGGCCACTGGCTGGAGACGGTGGGATAG